The nucleotide sequence TGACTACGGTGATGAATGGCGTTTTCGAGTAGAATTGGAAAAGATACGTACAGAAGGTTCTAAACCCCGCAAGCCGAAAATTATGGAAAAGAAGGGAGAATCTCCTGAGCAATACAGATATTATGAGGAGTGATATTTTGAGTTTCCTTGCAGAAATGAGAGGATACGCCTACAATGGAAATAAATAAGAGGAAGGAACGCAGATGAAAATAAATGAGATATTTTATTCAATACAGGGCGAGGGAAGAAACGTCGGTTTGCCCACAATTTTTGTGAGAACCACAGGCTGCAATCTAAGATGCCCATATTGCGACACTGCCTATGCATATTATGAAGGAGAGGAAATCAGCCTGCAGGAAATTTTAAAGAAAATAAAAAAATGGGATTGCAAGAGAATTTGTTTGACGGGAGGCGAGCCTCTCCTCCAGGATGAACTGCCAGAACTTATAGACATGCTTCTCTCCGAAGGATATAAAATAAGTATTGAGACAAATGGCTCAATTGATATTTCAGAGATAGCAAAAAAAGATGTCATTATATCAATGGATATTAAATGCCCGAGCTCAGGAATGTATAAAAAAATGAATGTGGACAATATTTCTCTGCTCCGCAGCCACGATGAATTGAAGTTTATTATAGGGGACATGGAAGACTACAGATATGCCAAAGAAATGATAAAAAAGCATGTGCCAGGATGCGAAGTCATTATGCAGCCGGTATGGGGCAAGGCAAAAAAGTTGGCGGAATGGATACTGGAAGATGGGTTGAACGTTCGCCTTTCCATACAAATACATAAAATTTTATGGGGCAATGGGAAGGGTATTTGATTAAAAATCAAAATATTTATATAAAAGGATGCCAATTCTATTCTTAACCTCAATTCGAGAGGACCATAAAATGGAAAAAAAAGAGAAAAGATTAAAAAAGGGGGATGCATTTTAGATGCCAAACCTAAGGAGGAAAAAACATGTATAAAAAAAGCGTAATTAAAAAAATTGGAAGTATTGTTGTGATAGCCGCAATGATATCAAGTGTGTTTGCGGTTATGTCAGTAGAGAATGCATCGGGTACATCGGCTGCAGATGTGTCTATTAATGAATTCTTGCCAGACCCGACAGAAACACCAGAATCCTATTATGAGTTTATAGAGCTCTATAATGGTGGCGATATCTCCGTCAATCTGACAGGATGGACACTTGAAGATGAGGT is from Candidatus Thermoplasmatota archaeon and encodes:
- a CDS encoding radical SAM protein is translated as MKINEIFYSIQGEGRNVGLPTIFVRTTGCNLRCPYCDTAYAYYEGEEISLQEILKKIKKWDCKRICLTGGEPLLQDELPELIDMLLSEGYKISIETNGSIDISEIAKKDVIISMDIKCPSSGMYKKMNVDNISLLRSHDELKFIIGDMEDYRYAKEMIKKHVPGCEVIMQPVWGKAKKLAEWILEDGLNVRLSIQIHKILWGNGKGI